The proteins below are encoded in one region of Chitinophagales bacterium:
- a CDS encoding Nramp family divalent metal transporter, whose product MAGKSLDEVHGSIDTTIAVSWKRRLFLFIGPAFLVAVGYMDPGNWATDIAGGSKYGYSLLWVLVMSNLIALLLQSFAARLGVVRGKDLAQASRETYPKSINTSLFFLAEIAIAACDLAEVLGMAIGLNLLFGLPMIIGVALAVLDTVLILFLQSKGMRYLEAFILSLVIIIGGSFFIEIWFAKPNLGEVVSGFVPHLEDSGALYIAIGIIGATVMPHNLYLHSSLVQTRKNRNDESGIKQALKFNFIDSAIALNAAFFVNAAILILSASVFFKNGYHEIVEIQQAHQMLEPLLGKELAPLLFAIALIAAGQSSTITGTLAGQIVMEGYLNLRMAPWLRRLITRLIAVIPAMLVIYFLGDEKVGDMLVLSQVILSLQLGFAVIPLIHFVSSKKEMGQFAISNWQKFAGWLSAAIIVLLNLKLVFDFLADWQAMAHPVLFTTILLLVIAAIGLLLYIAAYPFFNSKKTAKQLIPHGEASLLPPLQHKQYKRIGICVDFTDGDVKAIEHGIAQGNSQTQFFLIHVTESTGAKISGNDIRDFEVQHDEQQLTAYVQQLAKQQITAVGKIGFGIPKNAIPAIVNEYDIDLLVMGSHGHNSFFDFIYGETISAVRHRVKCPVLAV is encoded by the coding sequence ATGGCAGGGAAATCATTAGATGAAGTTCATGGTTCAATAGATACCACCATCGCTGTTTCGTGGAAGCGAAGGTTGTTTCTATTTATTGGCCCTGCTTTTTTAGTGGCAGTGGGCTACATGGATCCTGGCAACTGGGCAACCGATATTGCAGGCGGAAGCAAATATGGCTACTCGCTTTTGTGGGTATTGGTAATGAGCAATTTAATTGCGCTGTTGCTCCAGAGCTTCGCTGCAAGATTAGGTGTGGTAAGGGGCAAAGACCTTGCACAAGCAAGTCGCGAAACTTATCCCAAAAGTATTAACACCTCACTTTTCTTTTTGGCTGAAATTGCTATTGCGGCTTGCGATTTAGCCGAAGTTTTGGGAATGGCAATAGGGTTGAATTTACTGTTTGGTTTACCCATGATAATTGGCGTTGCATTGGCCGTACTCGATACTGTGCTTATACTATTTCTACAAAGTAAAGGTATGCGTTACTTAGAGGCATTTATACTTTCTTTGGTTATTATTATTGGAGGTTCGTTTTTTATTGAAATTTGGTTTGCCAAGCCAAATTTGGGAGAAGTAGTATCGGGCTTTGTACCTCATCTTGAAGATAGTGGAGCATTGTATATTGCCATTGGAATTATTGGAGCCACGGTAATGCCGCATAATCTTTATCTGCATTCTTCTTTAGTACAAACCCGCAAAAACAGAAATGATGAGAGCGGCATAAAGCAAGCTCTAAAGTTTAATTTCATTGATTCTGCCATTGCACTCAATGCTGCATTTTTCGTAAACGCTGCCATATTGATATTATCGGCATCGGTGTTTTTTAAAAATGGTTACCATGAGATAGTTGAGATACAACAAGCACACCAAATGCTGGAGCCATTACTTGGAAAAGAATTAGCCCCACTCCTCTTTGCCATTGCACTTATTGCCGCAGGGCAAAGCTCCACCATTACAGGCACACTTGCCGGGCAAATTGTAATGGAGGGCTACCTGAATTTGCGCATGGCGCCTTGGTTGCGCAGACTCATTACACGCCTTATTGCTGTAATTCCGGCCATGTTGGTTATTTACTTTTTAGGCGATGAAAAAGTGGGCGACATGCTGGTGTTATCGCAAGTAATACTAAGCCTTCAATTAGGTTTTGCCGTTATTCCACTCATTCACTTTGTAAGCAGCAAAAAAGAAATGGGGCAGTTTGCCATTTCCAACTGGCAAAAATTTGCAGGCTGGTTAAGTGCTGCAATAATTGTATTGCTCAACTTAAAATTAGTATTCGATTTTCTGGCAGACTGGCAAGCAATGGCACATCCTGTGCTTTTTACAACCATACTTCTTTTAGTTATTGCCGCCATTGGCTTACTGCTTTATATTGCCGCTTATCCATTTTTCAATTCTAAAAAAACAGCCAAGCAACTTATACCACATGGCGAAGCATCATTGCTTCCACCACTGCAACACAAGCAGTATAAACGAATTGGAATATGCGTAGATTTTACCGATGGCGATGTAAAAGCAATAGAACACGGCATTGCACAAGGCAATTCGCAAACACAGTTTTTCTTAATTCATGTAACAGAAAGCACGGGCGCTAAAATTTCGGGCAATGACATTCGCGATTTTGAGGTGCAGCACGATGAGCAACAACTTACCGCGTATGTACAGCAACTTGCCAAGCAACAAATAACAGCAGTAGGTAAAATAGGTTTTGGCATTCCAAAAAATGCTATTCCTGCAATTGTAAACGAATACGATATTGATTTGTTGGTAATGGGTAGCCACGGGCACAACTCGTTCTTCGATTTTATATATGGCGAAACCATTAGCGCAGTAAGGCACCGAGTAAAATGTCCGGTACTTGCGGTATAG
- a CDS encoding serine hydrolase, producing the protein MKALKLKETWLAIALAFIAGYAAAYFLASKTAETTQQAAPPNSLSEFRSNSGFKYINPLIECDNYLPENNASVAVLTSEIQSYLSELRASQEASHVSVYYRDLNNGSWLGINEDERYSPASLLKVPIMIAALKRTEKDPTFLQKKIKFENYIDEVTANIIDTGLVEIGKSYTIEELIFKMIAYSDNEAKNLILHEIGDPDFNQTFIDAGIAPPDFRYTTDVISVKEFSSFFRVLYNATYLNKEMSEKALSILSNVNFKRGIVAGLPQGITVAHKFGERAYNDTNIKQLHDCGIVYIQGKPYLICIMTRGANFDALSKVIAKISGIVHSNVIANQ; encoded by the coding sequence ATGAAGGCTTTAAAATTAAAAGAAACATGGTTGGCAATTGCACTTGCCTTTATTGCAGGATATGCCGCAGCATATTTCCTTGCATCTAAAACAGCAGAAACAACACAGCAGGCGGCACCACCAAACAGCCTTTCGGAATTTAGAAGCAACAGCGGTTTCAAATACATAAATCCACTTATTGAGTGCGATAATTATTTACCGGAAAACAATGCCTCCGTTGCCGTATTAACCTCAGAGATACAGAGCTATCTTAGTGAACTAAGAGCCTCGCAAGAAGCAAGCCACGTATCTGTTTACTACAGAGATTTAAACAATGGCAGCTGGCTTGGTATTAACGAAGATGAAAGATACTCACCAGCCAGCTTATTAAAGGTTCCAATTATGATTGCAGCTTTAAAAAGAACAGAAAAGGATCCTACTTTCTTACAGAAGAAAATAAAATTTGAAAACTATATTGATGAAGTAACTGCTAATATTATAGATACAGGCTTGGTTGAAATCGGTAAGAGCTACACCATAGAAGAATTGATATTTAAAATGATTGCTTACTCTGACAACGAAGCTAAAAATCTAATACTACACGAAATTGGAGATCCTGATTTTAACCAAACATTTATAGATGCCGGCATTGCGCCACCCGATTTTAGATACACCACCGATGTTATTTCTGTAAAAGAATTTTCTTCTTTCTTTAGAGTATTATACAATGCCACTTATTTGAATAAAGAAATGTCGGAAAAGGCACTTTCTATACTTAGCAATGTAAATTTCAAAAGAGGAATAGTGGCAGGTTTACCGCAAGGTATTACCGTGGCACACAAATTTGGCGAGCGAGCCTATAACGATACCAACATTAAACAATTACACGATTGTGGTATTGTATATATCCAAGGCAAACCATACTTAATATGCATAATGACCCGTGGAGCAAACTTTGATGCTTTATCAAAAGTAATAGCAAAAATTTCGGGCATAGTACACAGCAATGTAATTGCCAATCAGTAA
- a CDS encoding ABC transporter permease has translation MIIATSLINGFQKEIRAKVFGFWAHVSIMPFSLTKSYEEAAVYKNQTFYLHPNEIPEARHIQATAFKAGLMKTKNSFDGIVLKGTASDFDTSVFKQYLKEGAMLSTDSNVAYRQLLVSTTTAKRMQLKVGDKVTINFMGKQVRARAFKICGLYETGLEEFDKQFALASLAVIQDLNGWGRDSVGGFEVFLKEKNLFRSRSADYFLTLFGGLLSEETYEALRAEPLDVIADNIFYRIADSGLDVQTIKYQNPGIFDWLELQTMNEIIILLLMILVAAINMITALLILILERTNMIGILKAMGSSNAGVRKIFVYYAIVIIGGGLLIGNIVGITLCFLQMHFGLVSLPKESYYLSKAPIDLQLSWVVLLNIATLAVCILFLVLPSRIISGISPVKAIRFA, from the coding sequence ATGATTATCGCCACCTCGCTCATCAATGGTTTTCAAAAAGAAATAAGAGCTAAGGTTTTTGGATTTTGGGCGCATGTAAGCATTATGCCTTTTAGTCTTACAAAATCGTACGAAGAAGCTGCTGTATATAAAAACCAAACTTTTTACCTGCATCCAAACGAAATTCCCGAAGCCCGACACATTCAAGCTACTGCTTTCAAAGCAGGCTTAATGAAAACAAAAAACAGTTTTGATGGTATTGTATTGAAAGGGACTGCCAGCGATTTCGACACCTCAGTGTTTAAGCAGTATTTAAAAGAAGGTGCCATGCTTAGTACCGATAGCAATGTTGCTTACCGCCAGTTATTGGTTTCTACCACTACTGCCAAGCGTATGCAATTAAAAGTTGGCGATAAAGTAACCATCAACTTTATGGGCAAGCAGGTGCGAGCTAGAGCATTCAAAATTTGTGGATTATACGAAACCGGCTTAGAAGAATTTGACAAACAATTTGCTTTAGCATCTTTAGCTGTTATTCAAGATTTGAATGGATGGGGCAGAGATTCTGTGGGCGGATTTGAAGTTTTTTTAAAAGAAAAGAATCTCTTTAGGAGCCGCAGTGCCGATTACTTTCTCACCTTGTTTGGCGGTTTGCTTTCTGAAGAAACTTATGAAGCCCTAAGAGCCGAACCATTAGATGTTATTGCCGACAATATATTTTACCGCATTGCCGATTCGGGTTTAGATGTGCAAACAATAAAGTATCAAAACCCCGGAATTTTTGACTGGTTGGAACTGCAAACCATGAACGAAATAATTATTCTGCTACTCATGATTTTAGTTGCAGCGATTAACATGATAACCGCACTGCTGATCTTAATTTTGGAGCGCACCAATATGATTGGAATTTTGAAAGCAATGGGCAGCAGCAATGCCGGTGTACGCAAAATTTTTGTGTATTATGCTATTGTAATTATTGGCGGAGGTTTGCTAATTGGCAACATTGTAGGTATTACTTTATGCTTCCTCCAAATGCACTTTGGTTTAGTGAGTTTACCAAAAGAATCGTACTATCTTTCTAAAGCACCTATTGATTTGCAATTAAGTTGGGTGGTGCTGTTAAACATAGCAACGTTAGCAGTTTGCATATTGTTTTTAGTACTCCCTTCCAGAATTATTTCCGGTATAAGCCCTGTAAAAGCAATAAGATTTGCTTAA
- a CDS encoding NifU family protein, protein MESFIVEIYQEATPNPESLKFTTNLNILPNFQIEFKSKNAVNGESLLADALFELPFVQSVFLSQNFVTITKTATADWYEITPQIKKAIEEFHNSGKALVSDNLRKRGEFNPANDTDAAVSVEEKITALLDKYVRPAVEMDGGYIAFHSFDNGIVNLTMHGSCSGCPSSQITLRAGIEGLLKRMIPEVKEVVAVEE, encoded by the coding sequence ATGGAATCGTTTATTGTAGAAATTTATCAGGAAGCAACACCCAATCCGGAGAGTTTAAAGTTTACAACCAACTTAAATATCCTGCCCAATTTCCAGATAGAGTTTAAGAGTAAGAATGCTGTAAATGGCGAATCGCTTTTGGCCGATGCGCTATTTGAATTGCCCTTTGTGCAAAGTGTTTTTTTATCGCAAAACTTCGTAACCATTACCAAAACCGCTACGGCCGATTGGTACGAGATTACTCCACAAATAAAAAAGGCAATAGAAGAATTTCATAATTCGGGGAAAGCACTTGTATCGGATAACTTGCGCAAGCGCGGTGAGTTTAATCCTGCCAACGATACCGATGCTGCTGTTTCGGTGGAAGAAAAAATTACTGCACTTTTAGATAAATACGTGCGGCCTGCAGTTGAAATGGATGGCGGATATATTGCATTTCATTCATTCGATAATGGTATTGTAAACCTTACCATGCACGGCAGTTGCAGCGGTTGCCCAAGTTCGCAAATTACCTTGCGTGCAGGAATAGAAGGCTTACTAAAGCGCATGATTCCGGAGGTGAAGGAAGTAGTGGCAGTAGAGGAATAA
- a CDS encoding helix-turn-helix transcriptional regulator — translation MIQLNLNRIFKARGIEQPYRFLVKGGFVSFTAHKYKNGKVEQMRLEHIEQLCILLNCTPNDIFEWTPNDLLDDRPDHPLQKIRRREKRLEINRLLSKMPLHKLEEIETLLQSVA, via the coding sequence ATGATTCAACTTAATTTAAACCGCATTTTTAAGGCAAGGGGAATAGAGCAGCCTTATCGTTTTTTAGTAAAAGGAGGCTTTGTTTCGTTTACGGCACATAAATACAAGAATGGAAAGGTAGAACAAATGCGACTTGAACACATAGAGCAGTTGTGTATTCTACTAAACTGCACACCCAACGATATTTTTGAATGGACACCCAACGATTTGCTGGACGATCGTCCGGATCATCCACTGCAAAAGATACGCAGACGCGAGAAGCGCTTAGAAATAAATCGCTTGCTTAGCAAAATGCCACTTCATAAGTTAGAAGAAATAGAAACTTTGTTACAAAGCGTTGCCTGA
- the dnaG gene encoding DNA primase, whose protein sequence is MEESRVEEVVGEYVVLKKRGANYQGLCPFHNEKTPSFNVSPAKNIYKCFGCGKAGNSVTFLMEHAQMSYTEALRHLAKKYNIEIEETTEEKSKEETEQQSLTESIFIANSFAQKFYSNYLLNEEAGGIGLSYFKERGFDSETIQKFQLGFSPEGKDAFAQHALSNSFQKDILVKAGLIAEHEYGLRDFFRNRVMFPIHSINGKVLGFGGRILKKDEKSPKYINTSENEVYQKSKILYGAYFAKQAVRKADECFLVEGYTDVISLHRAGIENVMASSGTSLTTDQIRMVKRMTSNITMLYDGDAAGIKAALRGTDMILEEGMHVRIVLLPETEDPDSYVKKVGGEGFLQYVKEQRKDVILFKTSLFAKEAANDPIKKSELIREILISIAKTPDPIQRAVYCKECAQYFNMQEQLITIEVNKLRRRNAKDEQADVPINIVEEQQAATQIHAEQIREASPTQKILEEAILRLFLEYGDWKIAIEPDNYISVTTYLLEDLEGITIETTHLQEVFQLIQEEAEAGRYHASSFFTTHENDSIRTTALHLVSERYQVSDNWWNKHKIVIPDKRHLFIRDIESTVIRLKQFYNLKQLRIIEEQIKQAQQQPTTEEMDNELISLLNKHMKLSEQRKNFAALVGTIVYRPLT, encoded by the coding sequence ATGGAAGAATCCCGCGTAGAAGAAGTAGTGGGAGAATATGTGGTACTAAAAAAACGAGGTGCCAACTACCAAGGCCTTTGCCCTTTTCACAACGAAAAAACACCTTCATTTAATGTATCGCCCGCCAAAAATATTTACAAATGTTTTGGGTGCGGCAAAGCCGGCAATTCTGTTACGTTTTTAATGGAACATGCGCAAATGAGTTATACCGAAGCGCTACGCCATCTTGCCAAGAAATACAACATTGAAATTGAAGAAACCACCGAAGAAAAAAGTAAGGAAGAAACAGAGCAGCAATCGCTCACCGAAAGTATTTTTATTGCCAACTCCTTTGCACAAAAATTCTACTCCAATTACTTGCTGAATGAAGAAGCTGGCGGTATTGGACTTTCCTATTTTAAAGAGCGCGGTTTCGATTCAGAAACCATACAAAAATTCCAACTCGGTTTTTCACCGGAAGGAAAAGACGCATTTGCTCAACACGCACTATCCAACTCCTTTCAAAAAGATATTTTGGTAAAAGCCGGACTAATAGCTGAGCACGAATACGGGCTGCGCGATTTTTTTCGCAACCGCGTAATGTTTCCCATTCACAGCATCAATGGAAAAGTACTTGGCTTTGGTGGGCGCATTTTAAAGAAAGACGAAAAAAGTCCTAAATACATCAACACTTCCGAAAACGAAGTATATCAAAAAAGTAAAATTCTTTATGGTGCTTACTTTGCAAAACAAGCAGTACGCAAGGCCGATGAATGCTTTTTGGTAGAAGGCTATACCGATGTTATTTCGCTACATAGAGCCGGTATTGAAAACGTAATGGCATCGAGCGGCACATCGCTCACTACCGACCAAATTAGAATGGTAAAGCGCATGACCTCCAATATCACCATGCTTTACGATGGCGATGCTGCCGGAATAAAAGCGGCCCTCCGCGGTACCGATATGATTTTGGAAGAAGGCATGCATGTGCGCATAGTGCTGCTACCGGAAACAGAAGACCCTGATAGCTATGTAAAAAAAGTAGGTGGAGAAGGCTTTCTGCAGTATGTAAAGGAGCAAAGGAAAGATGTAATACTTTTTAAAACATCGCTCTTTGCAAAAGAAGCAGCCAACGACCCTATAAAAAAGAGCGAACTTATTCGCGAAATACTTATTTCTATTGCCAAAACCCCCGACCCTATTCAAAGAGCTGTTTACTGCAAAGAATGTGCGCAGTACTTCAATATGCAAGAACAACTTATTACCATAGAAGTAAATAAGCTGCGTAGAAGAAATGCTAAAGATGAGCAAGCAGATGTGCCCATAAACATTGTTGAAGAGCAGCAAGCAGCCACTCAAATACATGCAGAACAAATACGAGAAGCATCGCCCACGCAAAAAATTTTAGAAGAAGCCATTCTGCGATTGTTTTTAGAATATGGTGATTGGAAGATTGCCATAGAGCCCGATAACTATATAAGTGTAACAACCTATCTCTTAGAAGATTTAGAGGGCATTACCATAGAAACTACGCATCTACAGGAGGTTTTTCAACTTATACAAGAAGAAGCTGAAGCCGGAAGGTATCATGCCTCTTCATTTTTCACTACACACGAAAACGATTCTATTCGTACCACAGCACTACATTTAGTTTCTGAAAGATATCAAGTAAGCGATAATTGGTGGAATAAACACAAAATTGTAATTCCCGATAAAAGACATCTTTTTATTAGAGATATTGAAAGCACTGTAATTCGCCTAAAACA